The following are encoded together in the Malaya genurostris strain Urasoe2022 chromosome 3, Malgen_1.1, whole genome shotgun sequence genome:
- the LOC131437060 gene encoding ornithine decarboxylase 2-like: MSTRVHQMERKCEFNILADNVKVQNVIDSILEHGPQEESIHVVDLDDIVKKHDIWLQQMSRVKPFYAVKCNDTQEIVQVLAKLGTGFDCASKREMEQILAMGVKPERIIFAQPAKPIESLIYAKKHEIKLMTFDGQYELHKIKQHFPEALLVLRFRYDSGKSYGTMGKKFGCDAESEAPGLLRLAKDLGLNVIGLSFHIGSAGDDWQSFMGAFEVARKTFDSAKNIGYNFTLLDIGGGFPGANCKPIDPYAKQINKAIDTYFANDSNVTFIAEPGRYYPTSAVTTITHVQSKRLVKDKDGKEIMYYYVNDGIFGTFYSAGHEKQQVYPVALNKEGPVKESAIWGPSCDPLDLIRPSVLLPDLQFGDFILFENTGGYSIVLANSFNGFPLPRLQIYVRESTWAMLQNSPIN; this comes from the exons ATGAGTACTCGAGTTCACCAGATGGAGAGAAAGTGTGAATTCAACATACTCGCGGACAacgtcaaagtacaaaatgtgattGACAGCATTTTGGAGCATGGTCCTCAAGAGGAATCCATCCACGTGGTAGATTTGGATGACATCGTGAAAAAGCACGACATCTGGCTACAACAGATGTCCCGAGTGAAACCATTCTATGCCGTAAAATGTAATGACACCCAAGAGATCGTGCAAGTGTTGGCTAAGCTTGGAACAGGGTTCGATTGTGCTAGTAAGAGAGAAATGGAACAGATACTAGCGATGGGAGTTAAACCGGAAAGAATTATTTTTGCTCAACCAGCAAAACCGATTGAGTCGCTTATCTACGCAAAGAAGCATGAAATAAAATTAATGACCTTCGATGGGCAATATGAGCTGCACAAAATAAAACAACACTTTCCCGAGGCTTTGTTAGTTCTACGATTTCGCTACGATTCGGGAAAATCATACGGTACGATGGGTAAGAAATTCGGATGTGATGCTGAGTCGGAAGCTCCTGGATTGCTGCGTCTAGCCAAAGATCTTGGACTTAACGTTATCGGCTTAAGCTTTCATATCGGTTCTGCTGGTGATGATTGGCAAAGTTTTATGGGTGCTTTCGAAGTTGCTCGGAAAACATTCGATTCAGCTAAGAATATCGGTTATAACTTCACACTATTGGATATAGGGGGCGGATTCCCAGGAGCAAATTGTAAGCCGATTGACCCTTACGCAAAACAAATCAACAAAGCAATAGATACATATTTTGCGAATGATTCAAATGTAACATTCATTGCGGAGCCAGGACGCTACTATCCAACTTCAGCCGTTACAACAATAACACATGTGCAGTCAAAGCGACTGGTGAAAGACAAAGATGGAAAAGAGATAATGTATTACTACGTGAACGatggtatttttggtacattCTATTCAGCTGGTCACGAGAAGCAACAGGTTTATCCTGTTGCCCTGAATAAAGAAGGTCCAGTAAAAGAGTCCGCAATTTGGGGTCCTTCATGTGATCCATTAGACTTGATTCGGCCTAGCGTATTATTACCAGATTTACAGTTTggagattttattttattcgagaACACAGGTGGATATTCGATAGTTTTAGCAAATAGTTTCAATGGCTTTCCATTACCTAGGCTTCAAATATATGTTCGAGAAAGCACGTG GGCTATGCTGCAAAATTCACCCATAAACTAA